TGGCGAGGCAAATGTTAAGGACTTGGAGGGCTCAAATGCTGGGGCTATTTTGGTGCGCCAAGAACATGCTAATTTAGTAAAAAACCACGCTATAATTAGCAAAAATCCGCATTTAGATTTTGCTAATATTTCAGCGTTTTTTGCTAAACCGCTTTTTGAGGATAAGCATCCAGCCCAAATAGCTAGTAGCGCAAAGGTCATGGAAAATGTCCACATAGGCTCAGGTGTGATGATAGGTGAAAATGTCATCATCATGCCAGGCTGCTACATCGGCGATAATGTCTATATCGGCCGTGGCACACTAATTCATCCAAATGTAGTTATATATAATAATAGTAAAATCGGCGAGAGCTGCATCATAAACGCAAATGCAGTAATCGGCTCAGATGGCTTTGGCTACGCTCACACCCCAGATGGCAAACATGTAAAAATCCACCACAACGGCAATGTAGTAATCGGCAACCATGTAGAAATCGGAGCTTGTACTACTATTGATCGTGGAGTTTTTGATAGCACCGTTATAGCAGATCATTGTAAAATCGATAATCTAGTCCAAATCGGCCACAACTGCGAGCTTGGCTTTGGTACGATTTTGGTATCACAAGTAGGGCTTTCTGGCTCGTCAATTCTAGGGCGAAATGTAGTAATGGGCGGTCAAGCAGGCACCAAAGGGCACATTCGCATAGGTGATTTTGTCCAGTGTGCTGCTAGAACCGGAGTTAGCAAGGATCTGCCAGATAATAGTGGCGAGTATGCAGGTCATCCTATAATGCCGCTAAAAGAGTGGTTTAAGCTCCAAGCCAAGATTATAAGGTTTTTTAAAAAAGAAAGCAAGTAGGCTTTATGGAATTCTAGATATTTTATTCTAGAATTCCTTAGAAAAATGAGTTTAAATCTAGAATTCCCTATCTAGAATTCCTTGTAATTTCTAGGAATTCTAGATTTGAACTTAAACTTAAATTTAAAGGAGAAAATATGAGTTTTTTTGACTCTTACAATGCACATGTTGCCGAGCGCGCTACTTTGGGTATCCCGCCACTAGCTCTAAATAAAGAGCAAGTTAGAGAAGTTTGCGAGCTTCTTAAAAAAAGCCCAAGCAAAGAACTAGTTGATTTACTAGCAAACCGTGTAAATCCAGGCGTAGATGAGGGCGCAAAGGTTAAGGCTGAGTTTTTAAATGAAATCATCAACCACGACCTAAAATGCGAGCTAATCAGTAAGATTGACGCTGTAAAAATGCTAGAGCCTATGCTAGGTGGATATAGCGTGATCGTGCTAGTTGCTAGTCTAAAAAGCAGCGATGAGAGCGTAGCAAAAGCAGCTGCTGATGTGCTAAAAAATACTATTTTTGTTCATGATTATTTTAACGATGTAGCTCGCCTTGCAAAAGAGGGCAACGCAAACGCTAAAAGCGTAATCGAGAGCTGGGCAAATGCTGAGTGGTTTAAAGCAAGAGCTGATATACCTGAAAAAATCGAAGGCATAGTTTTCAAAGTGCCAGGCGAGACAAACACAGATGATCTAAGCCCAGCAGGCGATGCTTTTACTCGCTCAGATATCCCACTACACGCAAACGCAATGCTTGGCAAACGCCAACCAGGTAGCCTAGAGAAAATCGCTGAGCTTAAAAAAAACGGCCGTGAAGTAATCTATGTAGGCGATGTGGTAGGAACTGGTTCTAGCCGTAAATCAGCTACAAACTCTATTCAATGGCATATCGGCCGTGAAATCCCAGGAATTCCAAACAAAAAAACAGGTGGTGTGATCCTTGGTAGCATCATCGCTCCAATTTTCTTTAACACAAATGAAGATAGTGGTGCGCTGCCTATTATCGTTGATGTTGATGGACTTGAGATGGGTGATGAGATCACTATTTATCCACTAAAAGGCGAGATTCACAAAAACGGAAGTTGTGTAAAAACATTTAAATTAGAGCCAAATACTCTAAAAGATGAAGTAAAAGCAGGTGGTAGAATTCCTCTAATCATCGCTAGAAGCCTATGTAATAAAGCAAGAGCTGAGCTTGGGCTAGGTGCTGAGGATATCTTTATCAAACCAGAAGAGCCAAAAAACATTGATAATAGCGCAGGCT
Above is a genomic segment from Campylobacter magnus containing:
- the lpxD gene encoding UDP-3-O-(3-hydroxymyristoyl)glucosamine N-acyltransferase, which translates into the protein MLLSSIYKILGQNQPAGYELDISGLNSLKKAGAHELSYCDGEANVKDLEGSNAGAILVRQEHANLVKNHAIISKNPHLDFANISAFFAKPLFEDKHPAQIASSAKVMENVHIGSGVMIGENVIIMPGCYIGDNVYIGRGTLIHPNVVIYNNSKIGESCIINANAVIGSDGFGYAHTPDGKHVKIHHNGNVVIGNHVEIGACTTIDRGVFDSTVIADHCKIDNLVQIGHNCELGFGTILVSQVGLSGSSILGRNVVMGGQAGTKGHIRIGDFVQCAARTGVSKDLPDNSGEYAGHPIMPLKEWFKLQAKIIRFFKKESK